Proteins co-encoded in one Kribbella qitaiheensis genomic window:
- a CDS encoding type IV secretory system conjugative DNA transfer family protein, whose product MQAVFSLYAAVVRMIFRVSMSLGRSLSTGLMSSSLRRRHAMPAVGQLDYRGLHQGRRPPPQLLGQGFPIGRFVSADLRIRGSVAIPEEQMRLNACVIGPPGAGKTRSVVVPWIVAAARLGYSVVTIDVKGDLLDLVRTEVARQGASLGVRARSLDYTRPQRSLRWNWLETIDSDRAVDNAVQSIIGRHPPQHGDPYFFLLDSQIMRGLLELVMASSRKQTVTAQSLMSLLRDQAALDRALRKYPQSPAGARLQDLTLLSQDDYSKRVTGVLVRLDALARQTVQDVTTNSNFATADVLREQQIVSVVAPLADGQMAQTLSSLFVNDLLFRVYDRFTGFHGPRVLLVLDEAAQLADRIDYRNLLSVARSAGMAVVLALQDVAQFADPNDRSVALGNCGTYVSFSGVSQESAKFLSERLGQHVVPSTSVGQAPTGYGYQTTTSTTTVTVPVLGQRELMTIPVGRRPATVHVKPLLDSPFLVELE is encoded by the coding sequence ATGCAGGCAGTCTTCTCGCTCTACGCCGCCGTCGTCCGGATGATCTTCCGTGTCTCGATGTCGCTGGGCCGGTCCCTGTCGACCGGGCTGATGAGCTCGTCGCTACGCCGGCGCCACGCGATGCCTGCTGTCGGTCAGCTCGACTACCGAGGGCTCCACCAGGGACGCCGCCCGCCGCCGCAGCTACTCGGGCAGGGATTTCCGATCGGCCGGTTCGTGTCCGCCGACCTACGGATCCGTGGATCGGTGGCGATTCCCGAGGAACAGATGCGGCTCAACGCCTGTGTAATCGGACCTCCGGGTGCGGGCAAGACCCGATCGGTCGTCGTTCCGTGGATCGTCGCCGCCGCAAGGTTGGGGTACAGCGTGGTCACGATCGACGTCAAGGGGGATCTGCTGGATCTGGTCCGCACCGAGGTGGCCCGGCAGGGCGCTTCGCTCGGGGTCCGGGCGAGGAGTCTGGACTACACCCGCCCGCAGCGTTCGCTCCGCTGGAACTGGCTGGAGACGATCGACTCCGACCGGGCGGTGGACAATGCCGTGCAGTCCATCATCGGTCGCCATCCGCCGCAGCACGGCGACCCGTACTTCTTCTTGCTTGACAGTCAGATCATGCGTGGCCTGCTGGAGTTGGTGATGGCCTCGTCGCGCAAACAAACGGTGACCGCCCAAAGCCTGATGAGCCTGCTGAGGGACCAGGCTGCGCTGGATCGGGCGCTCCGCAAGTACCCGCAGAGTCCAGCGGGCGCGCGCTTGCAGGACCTGACGTTGCTTTCGCAGGACGATTACTCGAAGCGGGTGACAGGTGTGCTGGTCCGTCTCGACGCCCTGGCGCGACAGACAGTTCAGGACGTCACGACGAATTCCAACTTCGCCACGGCGGACGTACTGCGTGAGCAGCAGATAGTCTCCGTCGTCGCGCCGCTGGCCGACGGGCAAATGGCTCAGACCCTGTCGAGCCTGTTCGTGAACGACCTCCTCTTCCGGGTCTACGACCGCTTCACCGGCTTCCACGGGCCTCGAGTGTTGCTCGTCCTTGACGAGGCGGCACAGTTGGCAGACCGCATCGACTACCGCAACCTGCTCAGCGTCGCTCGCTCCGCGGGGATGGCCGTGGTCTTGGCGTTGCAGGACGTTGCGCAGTTCGCCGACCCGAACGACCGCTCCGTTGCGCTAGGCAACTGCGGCACCTATGTGAGCTTCTCCGGAGTGTCACAGGAATCGGCGAAGTTCCTGTCGGAACGACTCGGTCAGCACGTGGTGCCGTCGACCTCGGTCGGTCAGGCGCCGACCGGCTACGGCTACCAGACGACGACCTCCACGACGACGGTCACAGTACCGGTCCTCGGACAGCGTGAGTTGATGACCATTCCGGTCGGGCGCCGACCAGCCACGGTTCACGTCAAGCCGTTGCTCGACTCGCCCTTCCTCGTAGAGTTGGAGTGA
- a CDS encoding DUF4407 domain-containing protein: MDRLAVLGGANLGVLKKVPLAQQRFVGMGLVFLSTASLAGLSMWFALSSGVKVPKLAAVPIALFWAAVVLGLDRFLTMQMASASTLWAKLWMAVPRLVIAAVIGVVVSQPLVLRIFSDDISASVQRQITATSGTNKATLAGTTEQKTVVALTAEIAALEKQARGEVPVQPTAAVARARSRVADLTQRRDTQQVIAGEAAKLFICELYGGNRATLKDPSKCSPKPGRNGPYQQIAADNKAQNDLLARLNADLAAAQRSLTVAETNATTTDRKAIDAIIASANSALPGKRADLKVAEAALALRTKELIESGARETGLLAQLRGLHTLGQENSTMRYAHYAVALLFIMIELLPVIAKLISSAGPLSAYDQIVRLIDEEATDKAQIRRLQQRAIEQGKSDNVQLAEQDMREHELEVAKASNVQVARQMQNVMNAALKAWGDEVAGRIRTFGRSSAANGAASVNGAGSTNGVGSPTATAAGSPRTSSWFGQKGVPGHGSPKPGMTHGGGAGFIKLGYEVPDRDLL, from the coding sequence ATGGATCGGCTGGCCGTGCTGGGCGGTGCCAATCTCGGGGTCCTGAAGAAGGTTCCGCTGGCCCAGCAGCGCTTCGTGGGGATGGGGCTGGTCTTCCTCAGTACCGCGTCACTCGCGGGACTGTCGATGTGGTTCGCCCTGTCCTCGGGGGTGAAGGTGCCTAAGCTGGCGGCCGTCCCGATTGCGCTGTTCTGGGCCGCGGTCGTGCTGGGGCTCGACCGCTTCTTGACCATGCAGATGGCATCAGCGTCCACGCTTTGGGCCAAGCTCTGGATGGCGGTCCCGCGACTGGTGATCGCCGCGGTGATCGGCGTCGTCGTGTCCCAGCCGCTGGTGTTGCGGATCTTCAGCGACGACATCTCGGCCAGCGTCCAGCGGCAGATCACCGCCACGTCCGGGACGAACAAGGCCACGCTGGCGGGCACGACCGAGCAGAAGACCGTCGTGGCGCTGACGGCCGAGATCGCGGCTCTGGAGAAGCAAGCGCGCGGCGAGGTTCCCGTGCAGCCGACGGCCGCTGTGGCGCGAGCCCGGTCTCGGGTCGCCGACCTCACTCAGCGCCGGGACACTCAGCAGGTCATCGCCGGCGAGGCGGCCAAACTGTTCATCTGTGAGCTCTACGGCGGGAACCGGGCGACTCTCAAGGATCCCAGCAAGTGCAGCCCCAAGCCTGGACGCAACGGTCCGTATCAGCAGATCGCTGCGGACAACAAAGCCCAGAACGATCTATTGGCACGGCTCAACGCCGACCTGGCCGCAGCGCAGAGGTCCCTAACTGTCGCGGAGACGAACGCCACTACCACCGATCGAAAGGCGATCGACGCGATCATTGCGAGCGCCAACAGCGCACTGCCCGGCAAACGGGCCGATCTGAAGGTCGCCGAGGCGGCACTTGCTCTGCGAACCAAAGAGCTGATCGAGAGCGGTGCCAGGGAGACCGGATTGCTGGCACAGTTGCGAGGTCTGCATACGCTCGGGCAAGAGAACTCGACGATGCGGTACGCGCACTACGCAGTCGCGCTGCTGTTCATCATGATCGAGTTGCTGCCAGTGATCGCGAAGCTCATCAGCAGCGCGGGACCGCTCAGCGCCTATGACCAGATCGTCCGGCTGATCGACGAAGAGGCGACGGACAAGGCCCAGATCCGGCGGCTCCAGCAACGCGCCATCGAACAGGGTAAGTCCGACAACGTCCAACTGGCCGAGCAGGACATGCGTGAGCACGAGTTGGAGGTGGCCAAGGCCAGCAATGTCCAGGTCGCGCGACAGATGCAGAACGTCATGAACGCCGCACTGAAGGCTTGGGGCGACGAGGTGGCGGGGCGGATCCGTACCTTCGGGCGGTCCAGCGCGGCCAATGGTGCCGCATCGGTCAATGGTGCGGGTTCGACGAACGGCGTCGGCTCGCCTACCGCCACGGCGGCAGGTTCCCCGCGCACCAGTAGCTGGTTCGGGCAGAAAGGTGTCCCAGGCCATGGCTCACCCAAGCCTGGCATGACCCACGGTGGTGGCGCGGGGTTTATCAAGCTCGGCTACGAGGTCCCTGACCGTGACCTGCTCTAG